In the Mus pahari chromosome 19, PAHARI_EIJ_v1.1, whole genome shotgun sequence genome, one interval contains:
- the Mfap3l gene encoding microfibrillar-associated protein 3-like isoform X1: MGFRKSHLTVCLPPSVPFLILVSALATAKSVTNSTLNGTDVVLGSVPIIIARTDHIIVKEGNSALINCSAYGFPDLEFKWYNSVGKLLKEMDDEKEKGGGKWQMLDGGLLNITKVSFSDRGKYTCVASNVYGTINNTVTLRVIFTSGDMGVYYMVVCLVAFTIVMILNITRLCMMSSHLKKTEKAINEFFRTEGAEKLQKAFEIAKRIPIITSAKTLELAKVTQFKTMEFARYIEELARSVPLPPLIMNCRTIMEEIMEVVGLEEQGQNFVRHTPEGQEAPDRDEVYTIPNSRKRSESPTADSDASSLHEQPQQIAIKVSVHPQSRRDHVDDQEGGQFEVKDEEETEPSEEHSPETAEPSTDITTTELTSEETSPVEAPERGLPPAHLETTEPAVTCDRNTCIIYESHV, from the exons ATGGGTTTCCGGAAGAGCCATCTGACTGTGTGTTTACCACCTTCTGTGCCCTTTTTAATCCTAGTATCCGCTCTAGCCACGGCTAAGAGTGTGACCAACAGCACTTTAAATGGCACTGATGTGGTCTTGGGCTCTGTGCCCATAATCATTGCCAGAACTGACCATATCATAGTCAAAGAGGGGAACAGTGCCTTGATTAATTGCAGTGCTTATGGCTTTCCTGACCTAGAGTTTAAGTGGTATAATTCTGTTGGCAAGCTGCTGAAAGAGATGGACgatgagaaggagaaaggaggag GAAAATGGCAAATGCTGGATGGCGGCCTCCTGAACATCACCAAGGTGTCTTTCTCAGACAGAGGTAAATACACATGCGTGGCGTCTAACGTCTATGGCACTATAAACAACACAGTGACGCTGAGAGTCATCTTTACCTCTGGAGACATGGGTGTGTACTATATGGTGGTGTGCCTCGTGGCCTTCACCATTGTCATGATCCTCAACATCACCCGCCTGTGTATGATGAGCAGTCACCTGAAGAAGACGGAGAAAGCCATCAATGAGTTCTTTAGGACAGAAGGTGCAGAGAAGCTGCAGAAGGCTTTTGAGATTGCTAAACGCATCCCCATCATAACCTCAGCCAAGACTCTAGAGCTTGCCAAAGTGACTCAGTTCAAAACCATGGAATTTGCTAGGTACATTGAAGAGCTTGCCAGGAGCGTGCCCCTGCCTCCCCTCATCATGAACTGCAGGACGATCATGGAGGAGATCATGGAAGTGGTTGGgctagaggagcaggggcagaaTTTTGTGAGGCATACCCCAGAAGGCCAGGAAGCCCCGGATAGGGATGAGGTATACACAATCCCCAACTCTCGGAAGCGAAGTGAGTCCCCCACCGCCGACTCGGATGCTTCGTCATTGCATGAACAGCCTCAGCAGATTGCCATCAAGGTTTCCGTTCACCCCCAGTCCAGAAGGGATCATGTGGATGACCAGGAGGGAGGACAGTTTGAGGTCAAAGatgaagaggagacagaaccaTCGGAGGAGCATTCCCCAGAGACTGCAGAGCCTTCTACAGACATAACGACCACGGAGCTGACGTCCGAAGAGACGTCCCCTGTAGAGGCACCAGAACGAGGACTGCCACCAGCACACCTAGAAACAACAGAGCCAGCAGTGACATGTGACAGAAACACCTGCATTATTTATGAAAGCCATGTCTAA
- the Mfap3l gene encoding microfibrillar-associated protein 3-like isoform X2, with product MLDGGLLNITKVSFSDRGKYTCVASNVYGTINNTVTLRVIFTSGDMGVYYMVVCLVAFTIVMILNITRLCMMSSHLKKTEKAINEFFRTEGAEKLQKAFEIAKRIPIITSAKTLELAKVTQFKTMEFARYIEELARSVPLPPLIMNCRTIMEEIMEVVGLEEQGQNFVRHTPEGQEAPDRDEVYTIPNSRKRSESPTADSDASSLHEQPQQIAIKVSVHPQSRRDHVDDQEGGQFEVKDEEETEPSEEHSPETAEPSTDITTTELTSEETSPVEAPERGLPPAHLETTEPAVTCDRNTCIIYESHV from the coding sequence ATGCTGGATGGCGGCCTCCTGAACATCACCAAGGTGTCTTTCTCAGACAGAGGTAAATACACATGCGTGGCGTCTAACGTCTATGGCACTATAAACAACACAGTGACGCTGAGAGTCATCTTTACCTCTGGAGACATGGGTGTGTACTATATGGTGGTGTGCCTCGTGGCCTTCACCATTGTCATGATCCTCAACATCACCCGCCTGTGTATGATGAGCAGTCACCTGAAGAAGACGGAGAAAGCCATCAATGAGTTCTTTAGGACAGAAGGTGCAGAGAAGCTGCAGAAGGCTTTTGAGATTGCTAAACGCATCCCCATCATAACCTCAGCCAAGACTCTAGAGCTTGCCAAAGTGACTCAGTTCAAAACCATGGAATTTGCTAGGTACATTGAAGAGCTTGCCAGGAGCGTGCCCCTGCCTCCCCTCATCATGAACTGCAGGACGATCATGGAGGAGATCATGGAAGTGGTTGGgctagaggagcaggggcagaaTTTTGTGAGGCATACCCCAGAAGGCCAGGAAGCCCCGGATAGGGATGAGGTATACACAATCCCCAACTCTCGGAAGCGAAGTGAGTCCCCCACCGCCGACTCGGATGCTTCGTCATTGCATGAACAGCCTCAGCAGATTGCCATCAAGGTTTCCGTTCACCCCCAGTCCAGAAGGGATCATGTGGATGACCAGGAGGGAGGACAGTTTGAGGTCAAAGatgaagaggagacagaaccaTCGGAGGAGCATTCCCCAGAGACTGCAGAGCCTTCTACAGACATAACGACCACGGAGCTGACGTCCGAAGAGACGTCCCCTGTAGAGGCACCAGAACGAGGACTGCCACCAGCACACCTAGAAACAACAGAGCCAGCAGTGACATGTGACAGAAACACCTGCATTATTTATGAAAGCCATGTCTAA